A genomic window from Helicobacter ganmani includes:
- a CDS encoding GDP-L-fucose synthase family protein, giving the protein MKILITGGSGMVGRNLLEKSQSLSYEILLPTRAQMDLLSLSSIQRFLKDNKPDCIVHCAGLVGGIAANIAKPVEFLSENAYIGLNLINESVKIGIKRFLNLASSCMYPRNAPNPLKEEYILTGELEPTNEGYALAKILATRMCEYITRTQNGYLYKTAIPCNLYGKYDKFEPTRAHLIPAVIAKIHNAKQQNLKEVEIWGDGSARREFMYAEDLADFVFYALENFEKMPQNLNVGLGYDYNINEYYQTIAKIIGYEGEFCHNIQKPSGMQQKLIDNTRLKAFGWNPKTTLESGIQKTYEYFLTQQGKE; this is encoded by the coding sequence ATGAAGATTTTAATCACAGGCGGAAGCGGAATGGTGGGACGCAATCTCTTAGAGAAATCCCAAAGTCTCTCTTATGAGATTCTCTTACCCACAAGAGCGCAAATGGATTTACTCTCACTTTCAAGCATACAGAGATTCTTAAAAGACAATAAGCCTGATTGTATTGTGCATTGCGCTGGGCTTGTGGGAGGTATCGCTGCAAACATCGCAAAACCTGTTGAGTTTCTATCAGAAAATGCCTATATAGGACTAAATCTCATCAATGAAAGCGTGAAAATAGGTATCAAGAGGTTTTTAAATCTCGCAAGCTCCTGTATGTATCCACGCAATGCACCAAATCCTCTCAAAGAAGAATATATTTTAACAGGGGAGTTAGAACCAACAAATGAGGGTTATGCCCTAGCTAAGATTCTTGCTACAAGAATGTGCGAATACATCACAAGAACACAAAATGGCTATTTATATAAAACTGCGATTCCGTGCAATCTCTATGGCAAATATGATAAGTTTGAACCTACAAGAGCGCATTTAATCCCCGCCGTGATTGCAAAAATCCATAATGCTAAGCAACAAAATTTAAAAGAAGTAGAGATTTGGGGCGATGGAAGTGCAAGGAGAGAATTTATGTATGCGGAAGATTTAGCGGATTTTGTCTTTTATGCACTAGAAAACTTTGAAAAAATGCCACAAAACCTCAATGTCGGCTTAGGATATGATTATAACATCAATGAATATTATCAAACTATCGCTAAAATAATTGGATACGAGGGAGAGTTTTGCCACAATATACAAAAACCTAGCGGAATGCAGCAAAAACTCATTGACAATACGCGCTTAAAAGCATTTGGTTGGAATCCAAAAACAACACTTGAGAGTGGAATCCAAAAAACCTATGAATATTTTTTAACACAACAAGGAAAGGAATAA
- a CDS encoding glycosyltransferase family 2 protein produces MQKTKSNSNEYGNKVVGIIIPIYNVEKYLRECLESILHQTYKNLEILLINDGSTDSSLQIAKEYAQKDSRITIIDKENGGQANARNAGIEFFSGELVAITKESTKDADSLHSYQIIGENLYQIHTIYSLKSSLEIPIIDYLQFVDSDDYIELDCVEQCVKRMRGVDVLWFDFQRKYEGNLNYDSAKKPTPLTKYGFCEECKITPAALFTQSKLVERKWYAFTWQGMLDFRFLQAISLKFANVPLEEDHHFWLLLLAQSQCIFIFPQKLYFYRIHPHSMTNYGGKTGLKNIPKQLQCYLKDFCGNPMLLHKYCRAGSAATMLGDIFRQMESGKIEPQTCAILKQNILNRLCMLAMNLESFQADPMGFLPLLAKIKPYAKEQKIGAYALLHQSLEYQLGLATLSSFKSISNFLKSFGVIYRVLQRYKKLKNIENANSLQDYWDFKESEHLKKHLSFRIGRKLTKLCFD; encoded by the coding sequence ATGCAAAAAACTAAATCCAATTCCAATGAATATGGAAATAAGGTAGTTGGCATTATTATCCCTATCTATAATGTAGAAAAATATTTAAGAGAATGCCTAGAAAGTATCCTTCATCAAACCTATAAAAACTTAGAAATTCTTTTAATTAACGATGGAAGCACAGATTCTAGCTTGCAAATAGCCAAAGAATATGCACAAAAAGACAGCAGAATCACAATTATTGATAAGGAAAATGGCGGACAAGCAAATGCTAGAAATGCGGGAATAGAGTTTTTCAGTGGGGAGCTTGTGGCAATCACAAAGGAATCCACAAAGGACGCAGATTCTTTGCATTCCTATCAAATAATAGGAGAGAATCTCTACCAAATCCACACCATTTATAGCCTTAAAAGTTCGCTAGAGATTCCAATCATTGACTATTTGCAATTCGTAGATAGTGATGACTATATAGAGCTAGATTGTGTAGAACAATGCGTTAAGAGAATGCGAGGGGTAGATGTGCTTTGGTTTGATTTTCAGCGAAAATACGAAGGAAATCTTAACTACGATTCCGCAAAAAAGCCAACTCCACTTACAAAATATGGCTTCTGCGAGGAATGCAAGATTACACCTGCGGCATTATTTACACAAAGCAAGCTAGTAGAACGAAAATGGTATGCTTTTACTTGGCAAGGAATGCTTGATTTTAGGTTTTTGCAAGCCATTTCACTCAAATTTGCAAATGTTCCTTTGGAGGAAGACCATCACTTTTGGCTTTTGCTTCTTGCTCAAAGTCAATGTATTTTTATTTTTCCCCAAAAACTTTATTTTTATCGTATTCACCCCCATAGTATGACAAATTATGGGGGCAAGACGGGGCTTAAAAACATTCCAAAACAACTTCAATGCTATTTGAAAGATTTTTGCGGGAATCCTATGCTTTTGCACAAATATTGTCGTGCTGGAAGTGCCGCAACAATGCTAGGAGATATTTTTAGACAAATGGAAAGCGGAAAGATAGAACCTCAAACTTGTGCAATTCTAAAGCAAAACATTTTGAATCGCTTATGTATGTTGGCGATGAATTTAGAAAGCTTCCAAGCTGACCCTATGGGTTTCCTGCCCCTACTAGCAAAAATCAAACCCTATGCAAAAGAACAAAAAATCGGTGCGTATGCACTCTTACATCAAAGCCTAGAGTATCAGTTAGGATTAGCCACACTTTCAAGCTTCAAAAGCATTTCAAATTTTTTAAAAAGTTTTGGGGTGATTTATCGGGTATTGCAGAGATACAAAAAGCTAAAAAACATAGAGAATGCAAACTCTTTGCAAGATTATTGGGATTTCAAAGAATCGGAACATTTAAAGAAACATTTGTCTTTTAGGATTGGGAGGAAACTCACAAAATTATGCTTTGACTGA
- a CDS encoding adenylyltransferase/cytidyltransferase family protein, with protein sequence MILERKRVLTFGTFDLFHFGHLKLLERASRLGDELFVGISSDALNFSKKARNPIMNEIERAHIVASLKFVNSVFLEESLELKREYLLRYEADILVMGDDWAGKFDDFRDICQVVYLPRTQNISTSELLQRIKNDF encoded by the coding sequence ATGATTTTAGAGCGCAAAAGAGTTTTGACATTTGGAACTTTTGATTTATTTCATTTTGGGCATTTAAAGCTTTTAGAAAGAGCTTCAAGATTGGGAGATGAGCTTTTTGTCGGCATTTCCTCTGACGCATTGAATTTTTCAAAAAAGGCGCGCAATCCCATTATGAACGAGATTGAGAGGGCGCATATTGTTGCTTCTTTGAAATTTGTCAATAGTGTTTTCTTAGAAGAGTCTTTGGAGTTAAAAAGAGAGTATTTATTGCGTTATGAAGCAGATATTTTAGTAATGGGTGATGATTGGGCAGGAAAATTTGATGATTTTAGAGATATTTGTCAAGTCGTGTATCTGCCTAGAACGCAAAATATTTCCACAAGCGAACTTTTACAAAGAATTAAAAATGACTTTTAA
- a CDS encoding GDP-L-fucose synthase family protein, translating to MQKDCKIYVAGHRGLVGSAIYRELQNQGYTNLLIKTHKELDLTQSECVSAFFAKEQPEYVFLCAAKVGGILANNTYRAEFIYENLAIQNNIIHNAYISGVKKMLFLGSTCIYPKNAPQPITEDSLLTSELEYTNEPYAIAKIAGLKMCESYNLQYGTNFICAMPTNLYGENDNFDLEKSHVLPALLRKIHLAKLYYQNKQDEILRDLKMQNFEEAKNYLHHFGIQPNSVEIWGSGNPRREFLYVQDLANACVFIMQNLNFKDLYAKDSTQIRNTQINIGTGEDISIKDLAYLIKEIVGFKGEICFDTSKPDGTMRKLSDVSKIHSLGWRDSIGLEQGIKEVYEWYQRK from the coding sequence ATGCAAAAAGATTGTAAAATCTATGTTGCAGGGCATAGGGGACTTGTGGGGAGTGCAATTTATAGAGAACTTCAAAATCAAGGTTATACTAATTTACTGATTAAAACCCATAAAGAGCTAGATTTGACACAATCGGAGTGTGTGAGTGCATTTTTTGCCAAAGAGCAGCCTGAATATGTATTTTTATGTGCGGCAAAAGTGGGTGGGATTCTAGCAAATAACACTTATAGAGCGGAATTTATTTATGAAAATCTTGCCATTCAAAATAATATTATCCACAATGCGTATATAAGCGGTGTGAAAAAAATGCTTTTTCTTGGCTCAACTTGCATTTATCCCAAAAATGCCCCACAACCCATTACGGAAGATTCTTTACTCACAAGCGAGCTAGAATACACTAATGAACCCTATGCGATTGCCAAAATTGCAGGACTTAAAATGTGCGAATCTTATAATCTCCAATATGGCACAAATTTTATTTGCGCAATGCCAACAAATCTTTATGGCGAAAATGATAATTTTGACTTGGAAAAATCTCACGTTCTGCCTGCATTACTTAGAAAAATACATCTTGCTAAACTTTATTATCAAAATAAGCAAGATGAAATCTTGCGAGATTTAAAAATGCAAAATTTTGAGGAAGCTAAAAATTATCTCCACCACTTTGGAATCCAACCTAATTCTGTGGAAATTTGGGGCAGCGGGAATCCTAGAAGAGAATTTTTATATGTGCAGGATTTGGCAAACGCGTGCGTGTTTATTATGCAAAATTTAAACTTTAAAGATTTATATGCCAAAGATTCTACACAAATACGCAATACGCAAATTAATATTGGCACAGGCGAGGATATTTCTATCAAAGATTTAGCGTATTTAATCAAAGAGATTGTGGGATTTAAAGGGGAGATTTGCTTTGATACTAGCAAACCCGATGGTACAATGCGCAAATTAAGCGATGTAAGCAAAATCCACTCTTTGGGTTGGAGGGATTCTATCGGATTAGAGCAAGGAATCAAAGAAGTGTATGAATGGTATCAGCGAAAGTAG